The following coding sequences lie in one Camelina sativa cultivar DH55 unplaced genomic scaffold, Cs unpScaffold00456, whole genome shotgun sequence genomic window:
- the LOC109131533 gene encoding uncharacterized protein LOC109131533: MHLSKPVPTPLPASPKLTLTTGTPLDDASQYRSVVGSFQYLSFTRPDISYVVNRLSQFMHRPTTDHWQAVKRVLRYLAGTPTHGIYLHANSPILLHGYSDADWAGDTDDYVSTNGYLIYNGRNPISWSSKKQKGVARSSTEAEYRAVANTAAEVRWLCSLLTEFSGNLL, from the coding sequence ATGCACCTATCGAAACCAGTTCCCACACCGTTACCAGCATCTCCGAAACTCACACTCACGACGGGAACTCCTCTTGATGATGCATCACAATATCGATCTGTTGTTGGAAGTTTTCAATATTTATCCTTCACTCGTCCAGATATTTCATACGTCGTCAATCGACTCTCTCAATTCATGCATCGCCCCACTACTGATCACTGGCAAGCGGTGAAACGGGTTCTACGTTACCTTGCTGGAACACCAACACATGGTATCTATCTTCATGCTAACTCTCCTATCCTTCTTCATGGTTACTCTGATGCGGATTGGGCAGGAGATACAGATGATTATGTCTCCACGAATGGGTATCTTATCTACAATGGTCGCAATCCTATCTCTTGGTCTTCAAAGAAGCAGAAAGGAGTGGCTCGCTCTTCCACCGAAGCTGAATACCGGGCTGTGGCCAACACTGCCGCTGAGGTCCGCTGGCTATGCTCCCTCCTCACTGAGTTCTCCGGTAATTTACTGTGA